A segment of the Fibrobacter succinogenes subsp. succinogenes S85 genome:
ACCAGTGAAAACTGGCTCATGGTTCTGGCGCTACCTTTCGTATTCATATAGCGCCCTGGTTTACTGGTTCCCATATTGTACCCCTTTTGCAGAATATACAATACGGATTGATATATGCAAGAATTGTCTTGACATAAAACCTCTTGCCGTATTTCGGCGGATGATGTTGTGCATCAAGACAAAGCCGTTAGTTGTTAACAAGAACTTGCTGATGCTGTTTGCTTGGATGGCTGATGTTCGCTGTACAGCCGTTTATTTAGGGTATAGATAGCTACTATTACACGATCCACCTCCCTTGGATTTTGCCGATTCTTGTTTTTGCGGCACCATAAGTGACACCGCATTTTTCTGAAATTTGAATGTAGTTCATCCCTTGAATTAGGTCATAATCCATGAGAAATTCTTCGGCAAAAGCATTTGCTTGCCATTCGGGATCTTCAAATGGTCTAAGCTTTTCCCCAGGAGCCAAACGGCAAAGAGCTACTCGGTTTGGTCCATGCAGAAGAAAATGCCCTATTTCATGCATAATTGTAAAACGGGCGCGTCCATCTCCGTGGCAAGCCGCAACATAGACATCCTGACGGATGATGATTTTATTGGCTCCTGAAAATGTCACGCCTTCTTCCGACATTGTGTAGTCGGCGACAATCTCCCATTCAAAATTAGGGAACAGCTTTTCCATAATCCATTCAAAAAACAAACATACAGGGATTTTGTGAATATCCTCTAAGCCGCATTTTTTTCGTATGGCCTTGGCCAATTCACGAATTTCCTGCTTGGATATTGGCTTTGCCTTAAAGTTTGCCATTATTTCTTCTCCTTGTTTAAAATACTTAGGATTCTGCTTATATCACTATCTGGTATAGAGTCCAATTTTCTGGCAAAAGCGATAGCAAGGTCTCTTTGGTTGGCCTGCAGGTCGTGCAATCCTATTTCGATTTCGTTATTAGAGTCGTAATAGGCGGCTTTCATCTTTTCGTTTTGTTCTTCAGATAGGCCATAGAGGGTCGCTATCTTGGAAAGCCATCCTTCGGGAATCTTTCTTTTCCCGTTCTCGACTCCAGAAAGGAATGCTGGAGATACGCTTAACTTGTCGGCCATATTAAGCAAAAGTTCTCCTATATCCATCCTTAAGTTCCTCAAAAATTTTCCGAAAGATGTGACCATTTTGTGTCTCCTTGAGTGGGTTTGCGAGTAATATACATTATTTTGGTTTACAAGTCAATAGATTTAGTTAAAGAAATTAACTTTTTTAGTTAATGCTGTGATTAGGGACATTTTCTCCGTTCTGGTCGAGCGCCATTGGATATTTTTGGAGATTATGTTTCGCGTGGGGGTGTGGTTTTACGGATTCCAAGCGAATTTGAGAAAAAACATCCGTAATCTGTTGTTGCCGGACTATCAAAGTCCGGCAATTATCTATATTCACAGCATGGCTTTTTAGCTGCATCGGCGGTTGTGTGCCGGTCGGGTAACGGGCTACCAGTTTTTAGAGTTTTTGCTCTTATTCTCATTGATGAAATCCGCTAAATTTCAAGTGTACGAGAATAAGGCGAACACTCACGTCCCTATGGGGCGTGGGTCGTTCGTGCTTGTAGTACACAGGGCTTTTAGCGGAGCCTCATCAATTGCAAGTCGGATGATTCCACGCCTTTTTTACATGCTCCTGTCACCCTGGAGCCGAAGGCGATAGGGTCCAGTCCTTCAAGAGGGTAAGGGTTAGAACTGAACCTTTAACCTTTTTGTACATGAGGCCCCCATGCCCTCGCTGACCTGGATTGGCAAAGACGCTGTTTTGAATCACCACCTGGATGTCCCTTATCGGGTTCTGGAAAAGAAATACGATTTTGGCGACGGCGAGCCGGGTAACAAGATTATCCACGGCGATAATTTGGAAGCGCTCAAATCTCTGCTCCCTGAATACGAAGGTCGCATCAAATGCATCTATATCGATCCACCGTACAATACCGGCAACGAGAACTGGGTCTATAACGACAATGTGAACAGCCCGAAAATCAAGAAGTGGTTAGGGCAAGTGGTAGGGAAGGAATCCGAGGACTTGACCCGTCACGACAAGTGGCTTTGCATGATGTACCCGCGCCTTAAGTTGTTGCAGAAATTGTTGAGCAACGACGGGGCGATTTTTATCAGCATCGATGATAACGAACAGGCGAATCTGAAGTTGGTTTGTGATGAGATATTTGGAGCAGGGAATTTTGTTGGTGATTTTATTTGGGAAAAGAAAAAAGTGGTTCAAAACGATTCAAAATTTTCATCAGTTAATCATGAATATGTTTTGTCATATAGAAAATCAGAACAATTACAAGTATTCAATTTATTGCCACGAACAGAAGAAGCAAACGCAAGATATGCTAACCCGGACAATGACCCAAACGGACCTTGGACTAGTGTTGCCTTAACTGCCAAAAGTGGCTCCGCTGATAACATTTATGATTACACTTTTCCAAATGGAATTTATTGGAAACCGAATGAAGGAGCTTATCCCAGATTAAGTAAGGATTCATTAATAAGGGCTTATGAAGAGAATAGACTGTGGTTTGGTAAAGATGGAAAAAATGTTCCTAGATTAAAAAAATACTTATCCGAAGTAAAACAAGGAATGGTTACAAATTCCATTTTGTATAACGAAATTGTTGGTTCAACGCAATTAGCAAAAGAACAACTAAAACGAACTTTGGGAAAAAATGTTTTTGATACTCCTAAATCAATCAAATTAATTGAGATGCTTCTTGTTTTAGCCACCGACAAATCCTCCATCATCCTCGATTCCTTCGCTGGTTCCGGCACCACAGCCCATGCTGTGCTGAATTTGAACAAACAAGATGGCGGCAACCGCAAGTTCATCCTTGTCGAAATGGAAGATTACGCCGAGACAATCACCGCCGAACGCGTCCGTCGAGTCATCAATGGCTATGGCGAAGGCAAGAATGCCATTGAAGGCACCGGCGGTTCATTCGCCTACTATGAACTTGGCCCAGAACTTTTGAAAGATGGTTTCATCAACGAAAACGTTCCGGAGCAGACCATCCGCGAATACCTCTATTACACCGAAACAAACCATGCATTGCCGCAAAGCAACAACGGGCATCCGGCTCATTTAGGGAACTTCGATGGCGTCGCCTATTATTTCCTTTACAACAAGGACGAAACAACGACGCTTGATGCGACTTTTCTTGCGTCAATTTCGGAGAAGGCCGACCGCTATGTCATCTATGCGGACAACTGCATCATGCCGCAGAAATTCCTTTTTGACCACGACATCACCTTCAAGAAAATCCCGCGTGATATCCGGAGGTTCTAATGATTCTCAAGCAATACCAGAAAGACATCATCGAAGATTTGACCCGTTATCTGGAAATTCTCCAAAAGACAAAAAATATTTCGGAGAGCTTCAATGAATTCTGGCGGCTGCACCCGCGGACTCCGCTCACTCCGTTCCCCGGCGAAATCGTGGAACCCTACAAGAACAATGTTGCTGGCGTTCCTCATGTGTGTCTGAAGGTCCCGACCGCTGGTGGAAAAACATTCATTGCCGCCAATGCGCTCCGACCGATTTTCTCGATATTTCCGCAAGATCACGCAAAGACTGTCGTGTGGCTTGTTCCGTCCAATTCCATCCTTGAACAGACGATTCGCAACTTTTCAAACCCGGAACACCCATATCGCGAACAGTTGAATGCGGATTTCGGGAATCGCGTGGAAGTCTATGACAAGACTGCTCTTTTACAGGGTGCGGGATTCAACGCTTCGTCCGTAAAGGAAAACTTGTCCCTTTGCATTCTCAGTTTCGATAGCCTGCGGAGCCGCAACAAAGACAATCGCAATGCCTACAAGGAAAACGGCAACCTATTGTCTTTTGCGGAATCCGCTGATGAAGAAGTCTCCTTGATGTCGGTTTTCAAGCAACTTAATCCCGTAATCGTTGTAGATGAAAGCCATAACGCGGAAAGCGAATTGAGTGTCGATATGCTCAAGCAGTTGAACCCGAGTTTTATTCTGGACTTGACGGCGACTCCGCGAAAAAACAGCAACATCATCAGCTTTACCAGTGCTTTTGAACTCAAAAAAGAAAGCATGGTCAAGTTGCCCGTGATTGTCTATAACCACCAAAGCAAGGACGAAGTCGTAAATTCGGCGCTGGAACTTCGCACCCGCTTGGAGCGAGCCGCTTTTGACGCTCAAAATCAGGGCGGAGCGCCCATTCGCCCCATTGTCCTATTCCAAGCGGAGCCCAAGACAAAAGAAGACAACGCCACTTTCGATAAAATCAAAGCGATGCTAATCGAAAAGGGAATCAAGGAAAGCGAAATTAAGATAAAAACCGCCGATAAAAACGAGTTGGCTGGTTTGGACTTGATGTCGCCGGATTGCGAAGTCCGTTACATCATTACGGTGAACGCTCTGAAAGAAGGCTGGGATTGCCCTTATGCGTACATCCTTGCTTCGCTTGCCGACAAGAACTCCGCTGTGGATGTGGAACAGATTCTCGGAAGAGTACTGCGGTTGCCTTATACGCGCAAAAATCCGAACCCGATGTTGAACATGAGTTATGTGCTTACGGCATCGAACAAGTTCTTGGATACCGTGCAGAATGTGGTGGAAGGTTTGAACCGCGCAGGCTTCAGCGGCAAGGACTACAGAATTGCGGATACGCAGGTGGTCAACGATTTGCCTAGTGAGGCTCCTGTCGCACCGTCGCCAGTCGATTTGTTGTCGCCGATTTCACCGGAAACTCAAGTTCCTTCGACAAGTGCCTTAGATGAAAACATATCGCCAGCAACAAGCTGGAATCCTGGGGCAAGTGTTTGTTCTGCAAGCCCTGCCGTGCAAGACATAGAACGCTTGGCAAGGCAAGAGAACGAAACGATGGAAAAGCAAATTCAGGAGAGCAAATCTACTGGAGCTGCCCCTACACCTGCAGATTTGGAGAAACAAGTGAAAAACGCCCACATCAAGGAAAACTTCATCGAAAGTGCAAGTGGAATTTGCCTGCCTAAATTCTTTATGAACATGGATGGCATTGAAAACGACTTGTTCGGTCTCTGTGAAATGGAATTTGAAAAGGACATGCTCCTGAAAAAATTCCCGCTTCGCACCTGCGATACATCCATCAACTTCGACAACGTCGATGCGGAAATATACAAGGTCGATTTGGATGAAAGTTCCAAGGACAACACGCCGACCTTCTGCAAAGTGGGGAAGGATGTGCAGACAAGCCTTGCCCAATGGATTTTAAGTATCAAGGATGTTGAAAGTAAACGCAAGAAATGCGCCGAGATGCTAGTGGGGCTTGTCGGGAAAATGTATCCCATTCCAGACCAGGAAATCAAGATATACATTGAACGAGTATTGGAATCGTTCGATGATGCTGCATTCAACCACATGCTGAACAACTCCACTCCATACGCAGCAAAAATCAGAACAGCCATCCAGAATCATGCCGATACCTATGTGCGTGACGAGTTCCGCCGTGAACTAGATTCGGACAAGATTATCTTGAAGCCCTCCTATATGTTCAAAAAGCAGAAGCCATATTCTGCGAAAGGCAAGAGCATTGCTAAGAGCCTATACGAACCGGAAGAAGGTTTCAATGAATTCGAAGCCGAAGTCGTGAACGATATCGCCAATTTGGAAAATGTGGAATTCTGGACCCGCAACAAGGAACGCTCGGATTTCTGCATCAACGGGTTTATCAATCACTATCCTGATTTCATCATCAAGACGAAAAAAGGAAAAATCGTTCTGCTGGAAACCAAGGGTGACCATTTGGATGCTGCGAGGAAAATTGAACTCGGGAACCTCTGGGCGTCAAAAGCCGGAAACGAATATCGCTATTGCCTAGTGTATAAGGACCGGAGCGAAGAGGGCGCATACACCAAGGAAGAATTCTTGAGCCAGATGAGGAACTGGTAAAAAAATACGTTAATCCGTAGCGTCTGCGTTAGGGATAGTGACCCCTTGGGGCCGAGACTCGCGGAGCGAGGCTTGGTTCTGGGTGGTGAGCGGCAAGCGATAGCGCAGCCGATTGCCCCCAGAATATAGCCCGACCCACGAAGTGGGGAACGCCCAAAAGAAAATGCCGCGTCAGCGTCGGCGGACTGAATTTGACTTTGAAGATTTGGCGTCAGAAGGATGCCAAGACCAAGGGACAGTTCGAAACTGTCAAGATCAACGATGTTTCTCCGGACATGTCCTTCTTGGAAATGCTCGACATTGTGAACGAAGAACAGATGAAGCAGGGCAAGGAAGGCTTCGCTTTCGACCACGACTGCCGCGAAGGTATCTGTGGTATGTGCTCTCTCGTCATCAACGGTATGCCGCACGGTCCTGACCATGCAACGACTACCTGCCAGCTTCACATGCGTAAGTTCAAGGATGGCGACACCATCGTGATCGAACCGTGGCGCGCTGCCGCATTCCCGGTTATCCGTGACTGCGCTGTGGACCGTACCGCTTTCGACCGCATCATCCAGGCTGGCGGCTTTGTTTCCGTCAACACTGGTGCTGCTCCTGAAGCATCCACGATTCCGGTTCCGAAGGCCGATGCCGACCGCGCATTCGACGCTGCCGCTTGCATTGGTTGCGGTGCTTGCGTCGCTGCATGTAAGAACGCTTCTGCAATGCTCTTCGTCTCTGCTAAGGTTTCTCACCTCAGCTTCTTGCCGCAGGGCAAGGTCGAAGCCAAGAAGCGCGTTTTGGCCATGGTCGCTCAGATGGACAAGGAAGGCTTCGGCAACTGCACGAACCTTTACGAATGCCAGGCTGCCTGCCCGAAGGGTATCACCGTCGATTACATCGCCAAGATGAACCGCGAATACCTCGGCGCAACAGTCACCTACGCCGAAAAGGTTTACGGAAAGGACTAATAGTTACTCCTGACCAAACCATTCAAAAAAGGACCGCAGCGATGCGGCCCTTTTTGTATGTAAACTGCAATCGTCCAAATCTCTCGGGAATCGGTCATTTTTTCGGGATGTCCCCAAAAGAAGTTGTAGCTCGGTCACGCTTGCGGCGCCCTATAACCACTCTCTTTCCTATATTTCCATTAGAAATTAAAAAAGGAATCTAAGATGAAAAAATTTTTTGCAATTCTTGCGGCGTTTGCGTGTGCCGCTGTTCTCTCTGCCTGTAACGACCAGAAGGCTGAAACGAAGACTGCTGCCGATGACTCCTTCAATAAGGTCAAGGCGGCAGGTGTGTTCGTGCTTGGCCTCGACGATTCTTTCCCGCCGATGGGCTTCCGCGACAAGGACAACAACATCGTGGGCTTTGATATTGACCTCGCGACAGAAGTTTGCGCTCGTTTGGGCATCAAGCTCAAGACGCAACCGATTTCCTGGGACGCCAAGGAACAGGAACTGAATACCGGCAAGATTGACTGCATCTGGAACGGCATGAGTGTTGATTCTGATCGCGCTAGGGTCATGAACTTGAGCGATGCTTACCTCAAGAACCGCATGATTTTCACGGTGAAGGACAAGGCTATCACGAACCTCGCTGCTCTCGCTGGCAAGAAGATTGCCGTGCAGAACGGTTCTACCGCCCAGAAGCTTTTGGAAACTTCCGAAGCCGGCAAGGCTGCCAAGGAAATCGTCCCGTTTGACGACAACCAGACGGCTCTCATGGATTTGGACAAGGGCGGTGTCGATGCCGTATTCCTCGATGAAATCGTTGCCAAGTACTGGATTGTCACGAACGCCAAGCCGTACATCGTCTTGGAAGAAGGCCTTTCCGACGAAGTCTACGCTGTGGGCTTCCGCAAAAAGGACCAGGCACTCCGTGACTCTGTGAACAATGTTCTTGATGCAATGAAAAAAGATGGCAAGTTCGCTGAAATCTCTGCCAAGTGGTTTGGCAAGTAACGGTCGGCGCGCAATCTCATGTCTGACTTGAACTCTTTACTCCCGATTCTCTGGGGCGGTTTCTGCACGACGCTTGCGATTTTTGCGCTGACGCTCCTGTTCTCGATTCCGCTCGGCTTGCTTGTAGCGGTTCTCAAGATGAGCCGCTACCGCATTGTGCGTTACCCGGTATCGTTCTACATCTCGGTGATGCGCGGCACTCCGCTTTTGCTCCAGATTGTGGCGATTTACTTTGGCTCGTACTACTTGAGCGAATACACGGGAGTGGAGTTCTCGTTTGACCGTTTTCCGGCAGTGATTGTCGCCTTCTCGATAAACTATGCCGCTTACTTTGCTGAAATCTTCCGCGGTGGCATCCAGTCAATTCCGAAGGGCCAGTACGAGGCTGCAGCAATGCTCGGTCTTACGCGCGGTCAGACTTTTTATCGCATCATTCTTCCGCAGGTGGTCAAGCGCGTTGTGCCTGCCAGTGCAAACGAAGTCATCACGCTTGTGAAGGATACTTCCTTGGCGCAGGTGATTGCCGTGACGGAACTTTTTGCACTCGCGAAAAAACAGCAGGCCGCTTACGCAAGCATCTATCCGCTGTTTGTGGCGGGCGTGTTCTATTACATTGCAAATCTTCTTTTGAGTGTGTTGTTCGCTTACGTGGAACGTAAGTTGAACTATTATAAGTGAGGCGTGTCATGGATTCTCAAGTTCAGTCTGTTATTATCAATGACGCACCTCTAGATTCTTCTCCGATTCTCGAAGTCAAACATTTGAAGAAGTCCTTTGGCGACTTGCATGTGCTCAAGGACATCTCGTTTGACCTCAATGCGGGCGAGGTGCTCTCGATTATCGGGCCTTCTGGTTCCGGCAAGAGCACACTCCTCCGTTGCCTCACGCAGCTTGAAACGTTTGAGGCGGGCGAGGTGCGTGTCGATGGCAAGGACATGGTGGTTCCCGGTTCTTGCATTGGTGGTAAAATCAAGTACGCTCCCGCAAAGACTCTCCGTGACATTCGCCTTTCTACGGGTCTTGTGTTCCAGAACTTTAACTTGTTCCCGCACTTGACCGTACTCCAGAACTTGACGCTTGCGCCGATCCGCGTGCTTCACGATTCCCGTGAAGATGCCCGTGCGCTGGCTCGATTCTTGCTCAAGCAGATGGGCCTCGAAGGTAAGGAAAAGTCTTACCCGTGCGAACTCTCGGGCGGCCAGCAACAGCGTGTGTCCATTGCGCGTGCGCTTGCATTAAAGCCGAAGATTCTTTTCTTTGATGAACCGACGAGCGCCTTGGACCCAGAACTCACGGGCGAAGTCC
Coding sequences within it:
- a CDS encoding ImmA/IrrE family metallo-endopeptidase, which translates into the protein MANFKAKPISKQEIRELAKAIRKKCGLEDIHKIPVCLFFEWIMEKLFPNFEWEIVADYTMSEEGVTFSGANKIIIRQDVYVAACHGDGRARFTIMHEIGHFLLHGPNRVALCRLAPGEKLRPFEDPEWQANAFAEEFLMDYDLIQGMNYIQISEKCGVTYGAAKTRIGKIQGRWIV
- a CDS encoding helix-turn-helix domain-containing protein; this encodes MVTSFGKFLRNLRMDIGELLLNMADKLSVSPAFLSGVENGKRKIPEGWLSKIATLYGLSEEQNEKMKAAYYDSNNEIEIGLHDLQANQRDLAIAFARKLDSIPDSDISRILSILNKEKK
- a CDS encoding site-specific DNA-methyltransferase encodes the protein MPSLTWIGKDAVLNHHLDVPYRVLEKKYDFGDGEPGNKIIHGDNLEALKSLLPEYEGRIKCIYIDPPYNTGNENWVYNDNVNSPKIKKWLGQVVGKESEDLTRHDKWLCMMYPRLKLLQKLLSNDGAIFISIDDNEQANLKLVCDEIFGAGNFVGDFIWEKKKVVQNDSKFSSVNHEYVLSYRKSEQLQVFNLLPRTEEANARYANPDNDPNGPWTSVALTAKSGSADNIYDYTFPNGIYWKPNEGAYPRLSKDSLIRAYEENRLWFGKDGKNVPRLKKYLSEVKQGMVTNSILYNEIVGSTQLAKEQLKRTLGKNVFDTPKSIKLIEMLLVLATDKSSIILDSFAGSGTTAHAVLNLNKQDGGNRKFILVEMEDYAETITAERVRRVINGYGEGKNAIEGTGGSFAYYELGPELLKDGFINENVPEQTIREYLYYTETNHALPQSNNGHPAHLGNFDGVAYYFLYNKDETTTLDATFLASISEKADRYVIYADNCIMPQKFLFDHDITFKKIPRDIRRF
- a CDS encoding DEAD/DEAH box helicase, which gives rise to MILKQYQKDIIEDLTRYLEILQKTKNISESFNEFWRLHPRTPLTPFPGEIVEPYKNNVAGVPHVCLKVPTAGGKTFIAANALRPIFSIFPQDHAKTVVWLVPSNSILEQTIRNFSNPEHPYREQLNADFGNRVEVYDKTALLQGAGFNASSVKENLSLCILSFDSLRSRNKDNRNAYKENGNLLSFAESADEEVSLMSVFKQLNPVIVVDESHNAESELSVDMLKQLNPSFILDLTATPRKNSNIISFTSAFELKKESMVKLPVIVYNHQSKDEVVNSALELRTRLERAAFDAQNQGGAPIRPIVLFQAEPKTKEDNATFDKIKAMLIEKGIKESEIKIKTADKNELAGLDLMSPDCEVRYIITVNALKEGWDCPYAYILASLADKNSAVDVEQILGRVLRLPYTRKNPNPMLNMSYVLTASNKFLDTVQNVVEGLNRAGFSGKDYRIADTQVVNDLPSEAPVAPSPVDLLSPISPETQVPSTSALDENISPATSWNPGASVCSASPAVQDIERLARQENETMEKQIQESKSTGAAPTPADLEKQVKNAHIKENFIESASGICLPKFFMNMDGIENDLFGLCEMEFEKDMLLKKFPLRTCDTSINFDNVDAEIYKVDLDESSKDNTPTFCKVGKDVQTSLAQWILSIKDVESKRKKCAEMLVGLVGKMYPIPDQEIKIYIERVLESFDDAAFNHMLNNSTPYAAKIRTAIQNHADTYVRDEFRRELDSDKIILKPSYMFKKQKPYSAKGKSIAKSLYEPEEGFNEFEAEVVNDIANLENVEFWTRNKERSDFCINGFINHYPDFIIKTKKGKIVLLETKGDHLDAARKIELGNLWASKAGNEYRYCLVYKDRSEEGAYTKEEFLSQMRNW
- a CDS encoding succinate dehydrogenase/fumarate reductase iron-sulfur subunit, with the translated sequence MTLKIWRQKDAKTKGQFETVKINDVSPDMSFLEMLDIVNEEQMKQGKEGFAFDHDCREGICGMCSLVINGMPHGPDHATTTCQLHMRKFKDGDTIVIEPWRAAAFPVIRDCAVDRTAFDRIIQAGGFVSVNTGAAPEASTIPVPKADADRAFDAAACIGCGACVAACKNASAMLFVSAKVSHLSFLPQGKVEAKKRVLAMVAQMDKEGFGNCTNLYECQAACPKGITVDYIAKMNREYLGATVTYAEKVYGKD
- a CDS encoding amino acid ABC transporter substrate-binding protein codes for the protein MKKFFAILAAFACAAVLSACNDQKAETKTAADDSFNKVKAAGVFVLGLDDSFPPMGFRDKDNNIVGFDIDLATEVCARLGIKLKTQPISWDAKEQELNTGKIDCIWNGMSVDSDRARVMNLSDAYLKNRMIFTVKDKAITNLAALAGKKIAVQNGSTAQKLLETSEAGKAAKEIVPFDDNQTALMDLDKGGVDAVFLDEIVAKYWIVTNAKPYIVLEEGLSDEVYAVGFRKKDQALRDSVNNVLDAMKKDGKFAEISAKWFGK
- a CDS encoding amino acid ABC transporter permease, translated to MSDLNSLLPILWGGFCTTLAIFALTLLFSIPLGLLVAVLKMSRYRIVRYPVSFYISVMRGTPLLLQIVAIYFGSYYLSEYTGVEFSFDRFPAVIVAFSINYAAYFAEIFRGGIQSIPKGQYEAAAMLGLTRGQTFYRIILPQVVKRVVPASANEVITLVKDTSLAQVIAVTELFALAKKQQAAYASIYPLFVAGVFYYIANLLLSVLFAYVERKLNYYK
- a CDS encoding amino acid ABC transporter ATP-binding protein; its protein translation is MDSQVQSVIINDAPLDSSPILEVKHLKKSFGDLHVLKDISFDLNAGEVLSIIGPSGSGKSTLLRCLTQLETFEAGEVRVDGKDMVVPGSCIGGKIKYAPAKTLRDIRLSTGLVFQNFNLFPHLTVLQNLTLAPIRVLHDSREDARALARFLLKQMGLEGKEKSYPCELSGGQQQRVSIARALALKPKILFFDEPTSALDPELTGEVLKIIKKLAEDRMTMVIVTHEMAFARDVANKVMFMDQGVVVEQGTPDFVFNQSQNKRLSSFLERFSRT